One window from the genome of Osmerus eperlanus chromosome 1, fOsmEpe2.1, whole genome shotgun sequence encodes:
- the dip2bb gene encoding disco-interacting protein 2 homolog B-A isoform X1: MADRGVDMSALPKEVRDQLAELDLELSEGDITQKGYEKKRTKLLAPYIIQTPVEPPPQYEPQAPGPSSSSGHAPPPSSSSRYRRSRRPHRSGGTRDDRYRSDIHSEAVQAALAKHKEEKMALPMPTKRRSTYVQSPIETRTPPDSSSGSEDEASVRRQGSVGVLLGAPQSLAQPNLQSPDSWINRSVQGSSTSSSSASSTLSHGEGKPQSQPPSHPQAQAQAQPQYKPQYQPQYQPQYQPQYQLQPQPQPQPQPAAVAEMLAHTRIAPSENRGPPPDVTAAAPQVRGPRVDLPNAVVRGMSRGQSRSSMMETADGRGTYSLRETRVPVNSRVSTKIQQLLNTLKRPKRPPLSEFFMDDTEEIVEVPQPDPNTPRPEGRQIIPVKGEPLGVVSNWPPALQASLARWGSTQAKSPALTALDITGKPLYTLTYGKLWSRSVKLAYTLLNKLGPKNEQVLKPGDRVALVYPNSDPGMFWVAFYGCLLAEVIPVPIEVPLSRKTTATGWSLGDAGNSQVGFLLGSCGVGLALTSEICLKGLPKTPTGEILQFKGWPRLKWVVTDSKYLTKPSKDWQPHIPTANTDPAYIEYKASKEGTVMGVAVSKVAMLTHCQALTQACNYCEGETLVNVLDFKKDMGLWHGVLAAVMNRIHTISVPYAVMKACPLSWVQRVHIHKARVALVKCRDLHWAMMAHRDQRDTSLASLRMLIVADGANPWSVSSCDAFLNVFQSHGLKPEVICPCAASPDAMTVAIRRPGVPGAPLPARAILSMGGLSHGVIRVNTEDKNSALTVQDVGHVMPGALMCIVKPEGPPQLCKTDEIGEIVINSRAGGNMYYGLPGVTKNTFEVIPVNASGAPIGEIPFVRSGLLGFVGPGSLIFIVGKNEGLLMVSGRRHNADDLVATALAVEPVKTVYRGRISVFSATVFYDERIVIVAEQRPDASEEDSFQWMSRVLQAIDSIHQVGLYCLALVPANTLPKTPLGGIHISETKQNFLDGTLHPCNILMCPHTCVTNLPKPRQKQPVGVGPASIMVGNLVAGKRIAQAAGRDLGMIEDQDLVRKLCMWPTMMHQFLTEALQWRAQTDPDHVLYVLLNAKGVAVCTATCVQLHKRAEKIAAALTEKGSINTGDNVVLLYPPGVDLIASFYGCLYAGCVPVTVRPPHPQNLAATLPTVRMIIDVSKAASILTTQNLMRILRSKEAAATVNIKTWPTIIDTDDLPRRRPSQIYKPPTAEMIAYLDFSVSTTGMLTGVKISHAAVSALCRSIKLQCELYSSRQIAICLDPYCGLGFVLWCLASVYSGHQSILIPPFELETCLPLWLSTLSQYRIRDTFCSYSVMELCTKGLGTQTEILKARGLSLSCVRSCVVIAEERPRLSLTHSFSKLFKDLGLSPRAVSTAFGSRVNLAICLQGTTGPDPSTVFVDMKSLRHDRVRLVERGAPQSLPLMESGKILPGVRVIIVNPETRGPLGDSHLGEIWVNSPHSASGYYTIYGEESLQADHFNTKLSFGDPQTLWARTGYLGFVKRTELLDASGDRHDALFVVGSLDETLELRGLRYHPIDIETSVSRAHRSIAESAVFTWTNLLVVVSELCGSEQDALDLVPLVTNVVLEEHHLIVGVVVIVDPGVIPINSRGEKQRMHLRDSFLADQLDPIYVAYNM, encoded by the exons ATGGCGGACCGAGGCGTGGACATGTCGGCGCTACCTAAGGAGGTCAGGGACCAGTTGGCGGAGTTGGATTTGGAGCTCTCCGAAG GGGACATCACTCAGAAAGGGTATGAGAAGAAAAGGACCAAGCTCCTGGCTCCATACATCATCCAAACACCAG tgGAACCTCCTCCTCAGTATGAGCCTCAGGCTCCGGGTCCCAGCTCCTCTTCTggccatgcccctcctccttccagctCCTCTCGCTACCGTCGCTCCCGGCGACCACATCGCAGTGGCGGAACCAGGGACGACCGCTACCGATCAG acatccaTTCAGAAGCGGTCCAAGCTGCGTTGGCCAAACATAAAGAGGAGAAGATGGCACTGCCCATGCCCACCAAACGTCGCTCTACCTACGTCCAGTCTCCTATTGAGACCCGCACCCCCCCAG aCTCTTCGTCAGGGTCGGAGGACGAGGCCTCTGTCCGTAGACAGGGGTCTGTGGGGGTGTTGCTTGGTGCCCCCCAATCCCTGGCCCAGCCCAACCTGCAAAGCCCTGACTCTTGGATCAACCGCTCTGTCCagggctcctccacctcctcctcctccgcctcctccaccctctcccatgGAGAGGGcaagccccagtcccagcctccgtctcacccccaggcccaggcccaggctcaGCCTCAGTATAAACCACAGTATCAACCTCAGTACCAGCCCCAGTATCAGCCTCAGTACCagctccagcctcagccccagcctcagccccagccagcAGCAGTCGCAGAAATGCTGGCTCACACACGCATCG CCCCATCTGAGAACCGTGGCCCGCCGCCTGATGTGACGGCCGCGGCCCCCCAGGTCAGGGGCCCCAGGGTAGACCTGCCCAACGCTGTGGTCCGGGGCATGAGTCGAGGTCAAAGCCGCTCCAGCATGATGGAAACTGCTGACG GGAGGGGTACCTACAGCCTGAGAGAAACCC GGGTGCCGGTGAACAGCAGGGTGTCCACTAAGATCCAGCAGCTGCTCAACACCCTGAAGAGGCCCAAGAGGCCCCCCCTCAGTGAGTTCTTCATGGACGACACTGAGGAGATTGTGGAAG TGCCCCAGCCGGACCCTAACACGCCCAGGCCAGAGGGCCGTCAGATCATCCCAGTGAAGGGGGAGCCCCTGGGGGTGGTCAGTAACTGGCCCCCGGCCCTTCAGGCATCCCTGGCACGCTGGGGCTCCACACAGGCCAAGAGCCCTGCCCTAACCGCCCTGGACATCACGGGCAAACCCCTCTACACACTCACCTAcg ggaAGCTGTGGAGTCGCAGTGTGAAGCTTGCCTACACTCTTCTCAACAAGCTGGGTCCCAAGAACGAGCAGGTCCTCAAGCCTggagacagg GTGGCGCTAGTGTACCCCAACAGTGACCCTGGAATGTTCTGGGTGGCCTTCTATGGCTGTCTGCTGGCCGAGGTTATCCCTGTGCCCATAGAGGTGCCACTGTCTCGAAAG ACCACTGCTACTGGTTGGTCACTTGGGGATGCTGGAAATAGTCAGGTGGGCTTCCTACTGGGCAGCTGTGGAGTGGGCCTGGCCCTGACCAGTGAGATCTGTCTGAAAGGTCTCCCCAAGACCCCCACTGGAGAGATACTGCAGTTCAAAG GCTGGCCACGACTAAAGTGGGTGGTGACAGACTCCAAGTACCTGACCAAACCCTCCAAAGACTGGCAGCCCCACATTCCTACAGCTAACACTGACCCTGCATACATAGag TACAAGGCCAGTAAGGAAGGCACAGTGATGGGTGTGGCTGTGTCTAAGGTCGCCATGCTGACTCACTGCCAAGCACTGACCCAGGCCTGCAACTACTGTGAAG GAGAGACACTAGTGAACGTTCTGGACTTCAAAAAGGACATGGGTCTTTGGCACGGTGTTCTCGCG GCTGTGATGAACAGGATTCACACCATCAGTGTGCCCTACGCTGTGATGAaggcctgccctctctcctgggtACAGAGAGTCCACATTCATAaag CTCGGGTAGCTCTGGTGAAGTGTCGTGACCTGCACTGGGCTATGATGGCCCACCGAGACCAGAGGGACACCAGCCTGGCATCTCTACGCATGCTCATCGTCGCCGACGGTGCCAACCCCT ggtcTGTGTCGTCCTGTGATGCCTTCCTGAACGTGTTCCAGTCCCATGGGCTGAAGCCCGAGGTCATCTGTCCATGTGCTGCCTCCCCAGACGCCATGACTGTGGCCATACGCAG ACCAGGGGTGCCCGGCGCGCCTCTCCCTGCCCGTGCCATCCTCTCCATGGGCGGACTGAGCCACGGCGTCATCAGGGTCAACACAGAGGACAAGAACTCCGCCCTCACCGTGCAGGATGTGGGTCATGTGATGcctggag CTCTGATGTGTATAGTGAAGCCGGAGGGGCCTCCTCAGCTGTGTAAGACCGATGAGATTGGGGAGATTGTGATCAACTCGCGTGCTGGAGGCAACATGTACTACGGCCTGCCTGGGGTCACCAAGAACACGTTTGAG GTGATTCCCGTCAATGCCAGTGGTGCTCCTATAGGAGAGATCCCATTTGTGAGGTCTGGACTGCTGGGCTTTGTAGGACCG GGCAGTCTAATCTTCATTGTGGGTAAGAACGAGGGGCTGCTGATGGTGAGCGGGAGGAGACACAACGCTGACGACCTGGTGGCCACAGCCCTGGCCGTGGAGCCGGTGAAGACCGTGTACCGTGGGAG GATCTCCGTGTTTTCAGCGACAGTGTTCTATGATGAGAGGATAGTGATTGTGGCAGAGCAGAGGCCTGATGCCAGTGAGGAGGACAGTTTCCAGTGGATGAGTCGAGTACTGCAG GCCATAGACAGCATCCACCAGGTGGGGCTGTACTGTCTGGCCCTGGTGCCTGCCAACACGCTGCCCAAGACCCCCCTGGGGGGCATTCACATCTCAGAGACCAAGCAGAACTTCCTCGATGGCACCCTGCACCCCTGCAACATCCTAATGTGCCCCCACACCTGTGTCACAAACCTGCCCAAACCACGCCAGAAGCAACCAG TGGGAGTAGGCCCAGCCTCCATAATGGTGGGTAACCTGGTGGCCGGGAAGAGGATAGCccaggcagcaggcagggacCTGGGCATGAttgaggaccaggacctggTCAGGAAG CTCTGTATGTGGCCCACCATGATG CACCAGTTCTTGACAGAAGCTCTGCAGTGGAGAGCGCAGACGGACCCAGACCATGTTCTCTATGTGCTGCTTAATGCCAAG GGGGTAGCAGTGTGCACAGCCACTTGTGTGCAGCTGCACAAGCGGGCAGAGAAGATTGCAGCAGCGCTGACGGAGAAGGGCAGCATCAACACAGGAGACAACGTGGTCCTGCTCTACCCTCCTG GAGTTGACCTCATAGCCTCTTTCTATGGCTGCCTGTATGCCGGCTGTGTTCCTGTCACAGTCAGACCTCCTCATCCCCAGAACCTGGCAGCCACACTGCCCACTGTGCGCATGATCATTGAC GTCAGTAAGGCAGCCAGCATACTGACCACTCAGAACCTAATGAGGATCCTGCGCTCCAAAGAGGCTGCAGCCACTGTGAACATCAAAACCTGGCCCACAATCATAGACACAG ATGATCTCCCACGCCGCCGCCCCTCCCAGATCTACAAGCCCCCCACAGCAGAGATGATAGCCTACCTGGATTTCAGTGTGTCCACCACGGGCATGCTCACAGGGGTCAAG aTCTCCCATGCGGCGGTGAGCGCGTTGTGTCGCTCTATCAAGCTGCAGTGTGAACTCTACTCCTCTCGCCAAATAGCCATCTGCCTTGACCCCTACTGTGGCCTGGGCTTTGTTCTGTGGTGTCTCGCCAG TGTGTACTCGGGCCATCAATccatcctcatccctccttttgAGCTGGAGACCTGCCTGCCCCTGTGGCTGAGCACGCTCAGTCAGTACCGCATCAGAGACACCTTCTGCTCCTACTCTGTCATGGAGCTCTGCACCAAGGGCCTGGGCACGCAGACTGAGATCCTCAAG GCCCGAGGGCTCAGCCTGTCATGtgtgaggagctgtgtggtgaTAGCAGAGGAGCGTCCCcggctctccctcacacactccttctCCAAGCTGTTTAAAGATCTGGGTCTGTCCCCCCGGGCTGTCAGCACGGCCTTCGGGTCCAGGGTCAACTTGGCCATCTGCCTGCAG GGCACCACTGGGCCAGACCCCTCCACTGTGTTTGTGGACATGAAGTCCCTGCGCCATGACAG AgtgaggctggtggagagaggagcaccCCAGAGTCTCCCTCTAATGGAGTCTGGCAAA aTCTTGCCAGGCGTCAGGGTGATCATTGTGAACCCAGAAACCAGAGGGCCTCTCGGAGACTCTCATCTTGGAGAG ATCTGGGTGAACAGCCCCCACAGTGCCAGTGGCTACTACACCATCTATGGGGAGGA
- the dip2bb gene encoding disco-interacting protein 2 homolog B-A isoform X2, with product MADRGVDMSALPKEVRDQLAELDLELSEGDITQKGYEKKRTKLLAPYIIQTPVEPPPQYEPQAPGPSSSSGHAPPPSSSSRYRRSRRPHRSGGTRDDRYRSDIHSEAVQAALAKHKEEKMALPMPTKRRSTYVQSPIETRTPPDSSSGSEDEASVRRQGSVGVLLGAPQSLAQPNLQSPDSWINRSVQGSSTSSSSASSTLSHGEGKPQSQPPSHPQAQAQAQPQYKPQYQPQYQPQYQPQYQLQPQPQPQPQPAAVAEMLAHTRIAPSENRGPPPDVTAAAPQVRGPRVDLPNAVVRGMSRGQSRSSMMETADGRGTYSLRETRVPVNSRVSTKIQQLLNTLKRPKRPPLSEFFMDDTEEIVEVPQPDPNTPRPEGRQIIPVKGEPLGVVSNWPPALQASLARWGSTQAKSPALTALDITGKPLYTLTYGKLWSRSVKLAYTLLNKLGPKNEQVLKPGDRVALVYPNSDPGMFWVAFYGCLLAEVIPVPIEVPLSRKTTATGWSLGDAGNSQVGFLLGSCGVGLALTSEICLKGLPKTPTGEILQFKGWPRLKWVVTDSKYLTKPSKDWQPHIPTANTDPAYIEYKASKEGTVMGVAVSKVAMLTHCQALTQACNYCEGETLVNVLDFKKDMGLWHGVLAAVMNRIHTISVPYAVMKACPLSWVQRVHIHKARVALVKCRDLHWAMMAHRDQRDTSLASLRMLIVADGANPWSVSSCDAFLNVFQSHGLKPEVICPCAASPDAMTVAIRRPGVPGAPLPARAILSMGGLSHGVIRVNTEDKNSALTVQDVGHVMPGALMCIVKPEGPPQLCKTDEIGEIVINSRAGGNMYYGLPGVTKNTFEVIPVNASGAPIGEIPFVRSGLLGFVGPGSLIFIVGKNEGLLMVSGRRHNADDLVATALAVEPVKTVYRGRISVFSATVFYDERIVIVAEQRPDASEEDSFQWMSRVLQAIDSIHQVGLYCLALVPANTLPKTPLGGIHISETKQNFLDGTLHPCNILMCPHTCVTNLPKPRQKQPVGVGPASIMVGNLVAGKRIAQAAGRDLGMIEDQDLVRKHQFLTEALQWRAQTDPDHVLYVLLNAKGVAVCTATCVQLHKRAEKIAAALTEKGSINTGDNVVLLYPPGVDLIASFYGCLYAGCVPVTVRPPHPQNLAATLPTVRMIIDVSKAASILTTQNLMRILRSKEAAATVNIKTWPTIIDTDDLPRRRPSQIYKPPTAEMIAYLDFSVSTTGMLTGVKISHAAVSALCRSIKLQCELYSSRQIAICLDPYCGLGFVLWCLASVYSGHQSILIPPFELETCLPLWLSTLSQYRIRDTFCSYSVMELCTKGLGTQTEILKARGLSLSCVRSCVVIAEERPRLSLTHSFSKLFKDLGLSPRAVSTAFGSRVNLAICLQGTTGPDPSTVFVDMKSLRHDRVRLVERGAPQSLPLMESGKILPGVRVIIVNPETRGPLGDSHLGEIWVNSPHSASGYYTIYGEESLQADHFNTKLSFGDPQTLWARTGYLGFVKRTELLDASGDRHDALFVVGSLDETLELRGLRYHPIDIETSVSRAHRSIAESAVFTWTNLLVVVSELCGSEQDALDLVPLVTNVVLEEHHLIVGVVVIVDPGVIPINSRGEKQRMHLRDSFLADQLDPIYVAYNM from the exons ATGGCGGACCGAGGCGTGGACATGTCGGCGCTACCTAAGGAGGTCAGGGACCAGTTGGCGGAGTTGGATTTGGAGCTCTCCGAAG GGGACATCACTCAGAAAGGGTATGAGAAGAAAAGGACCAAGCTCCTGGCTCCATACATCATCCAAACACCAG tgGAACCTCCTCCTCAGTATGAGCCTCAGGCTCCGGGTCCCAGCTCCTCTTCTggccatgcccctcctccttccagctCCTCTCGCTACCGTCGCTCCCGGCGACCACATCGCAGTGGCGGAACCAGGGACGACCGCTACCGATCAG acatccaTTCAGAAGCGGTCCAAGCTGCGTTGGCCAAACATAAAGAGGAGAAGATGGCACTGCCCATGCCCACCAAACGTCGCTCTACCTACGTCCAGTCTCCTATTGAGACCCGCACCCCCCCAG aCTCTTCGTCAGGGTCGGAGGACGAGGCCTCTGTCCGTAGACAGGGGTCTGTGGGGGTGTTGCTTGGTGCCCCCCAATCCCTGGCCCAGCCCAACCTGCAAAGCCCTGACTCTTGGATCAACCGCTCTGTCCagggctcctccacctcctcctcctccgcctcctccaccctctcccatgGAGAGGGcaagccccagtcccagcctccgtctcacccccaggcccaggcccaggctcaGCCTCAGTATAAACCACAGTATCAACCTCAGTACCAGCCCCAGTATCAGCCTCAGTACCagctccagcctcagccccagcctcagccccagccagcAGCAGTCGCAGAAATGCTGGCTCACACACGCATCG CCCCATCTGAGAACCGTGGCCCGCCGCCTGATGTGACGGCCGCGGCCCCCCAGGTCAGGGGCCCCAGGGTAGACCTGCCCAACGCTGTGGTCCGGGGCATGAGTCGAGGTCAAAGCCGCTCCAGCATGATGGAAACTGCTGACG GGAGGGGTACCTACAGCCTGAGAGAAACCC GGGTGCCGGTGAACAGCAGGGTGTCCACTAAGATCCAGCAGCTGCTCAACACCCTGAAGAGGCCCAAGAGGCCCCCCCTCAGTGAGTTCTTCATGGACGACACTGAGGAGATTGTGGAAG TGCCCCAGCCGGACCCTAACACGCCCAGGCCAGAGGGCCGTCAGATCATCCCAGTGAAGGGGGAGCCCCTGGGGGTGGTCAGTAACTGGCCCCCGGCCCTTCAGGCATCCCTGGCACGCTGGGGCTCCACACAGGCCAAGAGCCCTGCCCTAACCGCCCTGGACATCACGGGCAAACCCCTCTACACACTCACCTAcg ggaAGCTGTGGAGTCGCAGTGTGAAGCTTGCCTACACTCTTCTCAACAAGCTGGGTCCCAAGAACGAGCAGGTCCTCAAGCCTggagacagg GTGGCGCTAGTGTACCCCAACAGTGACCCTGGAATGTTCTGGGTGGCCTTCTATGGCTGTCTGCTGGCCGAGGTTATCCCTGTGCCCATAGAGGTGCCACTGTCTCGAAAG ACCACTGCTACTGGTTGGTCACTTGGGGATGCTGGAAATAGTCAGGTGGGCTTCCTACTGGGCAGCTGTGGAGTGGGCCTGGCCCTGACCAGTGAGATCTGTCTGAAAGGTCTCCCCAAGACCCCCACTGGAGAGATACTGCAGTTCAAAG GCTGGCCACGACTAAAGTGGGTGGTGACAGACTCCAAGTACCTGACCAAACCCTCCAAAGACTGGCAGCCCCACATTCCTACAGCTAACACTGACCCTGCATACATAGag TACAAGGCCAGTAAGGAAGGCACAGTGATGGGTGTGGCTGTGTCTAAGGTCGCCATGCTGACTCACTGCCAAGCACTGACCCAGGCCTGCAACTACTGTGAAG GAGAGACACTAGTGAACGTTCTGGACTTCAAAAAGGACATGGGTCTTTGGCACGGTGTTCTCGCG GCTGTGATGAACAGGATTCACACCATCAGTGTGCCCTACGCTGTGATGAaggcctgccctctctcctgggtACAGAGAGTCCACATTCATAaag CTCGGGTAGCTCTGGTGAAGTGTCGTGACCTGCACTGGGCTATGATGGCCCACCGAGACCAGAGGGACACCAGCCTGGCATCTCTACGCATGCTCATCGTCGCCGACGGTGCCAACCCCT ggtcTGTGTCGTCCTGTGATGCCTTCCTGAACGTGTTCCAGTCCCATGGGCTGAAGCCCGAGGTCATCTGTCCATGTGCTGCCTCCCCAGACGCCATGACTGTGGCCATACGCAG ACCAGGGGTGCCCGGCGCGCCTCTCCCTGCCCGTGCCATCCTCTCCATGGGCGGACTGAGCCACGGCGTCATCAGGGTCAACACAGAGGACAAGAACTCCGCCCTCACCGTGCAGGATGTGGGTCATGTGATGcctggag CTCTGATGTGTATAGTGAAGCCGGAGGGGCCTCCTCAGCTGTGTAAGACCGATGAGATTGGGGAGATTGTGATCAACTCGCGTGCTGGAGGCAACATGTACTACGGCCTGCCTGGGGTCACCAAGAACACGTTTGAG GTGATTCCCGTCAATGCCAGTGGTGCTCCTATAGGAGAGATCCCATTTGTGAGGTCTGGACTGCTGGGCTTTGTAGGACCG GGCAGTCTAATCTTCATTGTGGGTAAGAACGAGGGGCTGCTGATGGTGAGCGGGAGGAGACACAACGCTGACGACCTGGTGGCCACAGCCCTGGCCGTGGAGCCGGTGAAGACCGTGTACCGTGGGAG GATCTCCGTGTTTTCAGCGACAGTGTTCTATGATGAGAGGATAGTGATTGTGGCAGAGCAGAGGCCTGATGCCAGTGAGGAGGACAGTTTCCAGTGGATGAGTCGAGTACTGCAG GCCATAGACAGCATCCACCAGGTGGGGCTGTACTGTCTGGCCCTGGTGCCTGCCAACACGCTGCCCAAGACCCCCCTGGGGGGCATTCACATCTCAGAGACCAAGCAGAACTTCCTCGATGGCACCCTGCACCCCTGCAACATCCTAATGTGCCCCCACACCTGTGTCACAAACCTGCCCAAACCACGCCAGAAGCAACCAG TGGGAGTAGGCCCAGCCTCCATAATGGTGGGTAACCTGGTGGCCGGGAAGAGGATAGCccaggcagcaggcagggacCTGGGCATGAttgaggaccaggacctggTCAGGAAG CACCAGTTCTTGACAGAAGCTCTGCAGTGGAGAGCGCAGACGGACCCAGACCATGTTCTCTATGTGCTGCTTAATGCCAAG GGGGTAGCAGTGTGCACAGCCACTTGTGTGCAGCTGCACAAGCGGGCAGAGAAGATTGCAGCAGCGCTGACGGAGAAGGGCAGCATCAACACAGGAGACAACGTGGTCCTGCTCTACCCTCCTG GAGTTGACCTCATAGCCTCTTTCTATGGCTGCCTGTATGCCGGCTGTGTTCCTGTCACAGTCAGACCTCCTCATCCCCAGAACCTGGCAGCCACACTGCCCACTGTGCGCATGATCATTGAC GTCAGTAAGGCAGCCAGCATACTGACCACTCAGAACCTAATGAGGATCCTGCGCTCCAAAGAGGCTGCAGCCACTGTGAACATCAAAACCTGGCCCACAATCATAGACACAG ATGATCTCCCACGCCGCCGCCCCTCCCAGATCTACAAGCCCCCCACAGCAGAGATGATAGCCTACCTGGATTTCAGTGTGTCCACCACGGGCATGCTCACAGGGGTCAAG aTCTCCCATGCGGCGGTGAGCGCGTTGTGTCGCTCTATCAAGCTGCAGTGTGAACTCTACTCCTCTCGCCAAATAGCCATCTGCCTTGACCCCTACTGTGGCCTGGGCTTTGTTCTGTGGTGTCTCGCCAG TGTGTACTCGGGCCATCAATccatcctcatccctccttttgAGCTGGAGACCTGCCTGCCCCTGTGGCTGAGCACGCTCAGTCAGTACCGCATCAGAGACACCTTCTGCTCCTACTCTGTCATGGAGCTCTGCACCAAGGGCCTGGGCACGCAGACTGAGATCCTCAAG GCCCGAGGGCTCAGCCTGTCATGtgtgaggagctgtgtggtgaTAGCAGAGGAGCGTCCCcggctctccctcacacactccttctCCAAGCTGTTTAAAGATCTGGGTCTGTCCCCCCGGGCTGTCAGCACGGCCTTCGGGTCCAGGGTCAACTTGGCCATCTGCCTGCAG GGCACCACTGGGCCAGACCCCTCCACTGTGTTTGTGGACATGAAGTCCCTGCGCCATGACAG AgtgaggctggtggagagaggagcaccCCAGAGTCTCCCTCTAATGGAGTCTGGCAAA aTCTTGCCAGGCGTCAGGGTGATCATTGTGAACCCAGAAACCAGAGGGCCTCTCGGAGACTCTCATCTTGGAGAG ATCTGGGTGAACAGCCCCCACAGTGCCAGTGGCTACTACACCATCTATGGGGAGGA